A DNA window from Chelativorans sp. AA-79 contains the following coding sequences:
- a CDS encoding GumC family protein — MPAVSQRGSVHDYTERLRHLSPDDILAWLNRGKYLIAAAVLACVAAAFIYAQTATPRYTVYTDLVVDPSNLQVVDDDVFANTQQRDTQLLEVESKLRILTSRNVLERVIDRMNLAEDPEFFRPGWLDPIKQLFSGKSADGDRKLAVLRALSERVEASREERSYVVVLSVWTEDPFKSVELSNAIVDAFETELFEAASGSAGRVVSSISERLDELRANVTEAEARVEAFKRQNGLQSNGEQLVSARRSSELDDQVLQAQERQIQLGTRYRELERALNERSSATLPAFQSNALVSLRAQYNQLQQQLQALSLTYLDRHPRLQAIRTEIASVERAMVAEAQRIVNAAKLDADQAQSVVQELRQRAQAEENAVFEDNSSMVRLRELERDARAKAALYETFLSRSQEITERQQIDTSNIRVISRAVPPISRSWPPRTLILLAAGAFAGLFIGVGLALALGLLRYLREPQARAA, encoded by the coding sequence GTGCCTGCCGTTTCCCAGCGCGGCAGCGTCCATGACTATACGGAGCGGCTGCGCCACCTGTCGCCCGACGACATTCTCGCCTGGCTCAACCGCGGCAAATACCTGATTGCGGCGGCGGTGCTGGCCTGTGTGGCCGCGGCCTTCATCTATGCCCAGACCGCCACGCCGCGTTACACCGTCTACACGGACCTCGTCGTCGATCCGTCCAATCTGCAGGTGGTCGACGACGACGTGTTCGCCAACACCCAGCAGCGCGACACGCAGCTGCTGGAGGTGGAAAGCAAGCTCCGGATCCTGACGTCGCGCAATGTGCTGGAGCGCGTGATCGACAGGATGAACCTGGCGGAGGATCCGGAATTCTTCAGACCCGGCTGGCTCGATCCCATCAAGCAGCTCTTCTCCGGGAAAAGTGCCGACGGAGACCGTAAGCTCGCCGTCCTGCGCGCCCTTTCCGAACGTGTCGAAGCAAGCCGGGAGGAGCGCTCCTATGTGGTGGTGCTGAGTGTGTGGACGGAGGACCCGTTCAAGTCGGTGGAGCTCTCCAACGCCATCGTGGACGCGTTCGAGACGGAGCTTTTCGAAGCCGCCTCCGGGAGCGCAGGCCGCGTGGTGTCCTCCATCAGCGAGCGGCTGGACGAGCTGCGCGCTAACGTCACCGAGGCCGAGGCTCGCGTCGAGGCGTTCAAGCGCCAGAACGGCCTCCAGTCGAACGGCGAACAACTCGTCAGCGCTCGCCGGTCGAGCGAGCTCGACGATCAGGTCCTGCAGGCCCAGGAGCGGCAAATCCAGCTCGGCACACGTTATCGCGAGCTGGAGCGGGCACTGAACGAGCGCAGCTCCGCCACGCTGCCCGCCTTCCAGTCGAACGCGCTGGTTTCGCTGCGTGCCCAGTACAACCAGCTTCAGCAGCAGTTGCAGGCGCTTTCGCTGACTTATCTCGACAGGCACCCGCGCCTGCAGGCGATCCGGACCGAGATCGCCTCGGTGGAGCGCGCGATGGTCGCTGAGGCACAGCGCATCGTGAACGCCGCGAAACTCGACGCCGACCAGGCCCAATCGGTGGTGCAGGAACTGCGCCAGAGGGCGCAGGCGGAAGAGAACGCCGTGTTCGAGGACAACAGCTCGATGGTGAGGCTGCGCGAGCTGGAACGGGATGCACGGGCGAAGGCCGCGCTCTACGAAACCTTTCTCTCGCGAAGCCAGGAGATCACCGAACGGCAGCAGATCGATACCAGCAATATCCGGGTGATATCGCGCGCCGTCCCGCCGATATCGCGCAGCTGGCCGCCGCGCACGCTGATCCTGCTCGCGGCCGGTGCCTTCGCCGGGCTGTTCATCGGCGTGGGCCTGGCGCTGGCGCTCGGCTTGCTCAGATATCTGCGCGAGCCGCAGGCCCGCGCGGCCTGA
- a CDS encoding O-antigen ligase — translation MPTAQATAAVSLPEHGVQTAVRTVLFMALFLFFWISLNPFVDLTGEAVLDPSAGDSNRLNQIVSLGLSGSILLFGLFHPLRKAILQPRLLLIPLFAWFLFVSILSNHPMLGIKGVVLAIIMTMNASIYLLLPVSERHFAKMLAFGTLAALVLSYYGVLFKPSVAIHQAAELREPMNAGLWRGHFPHKNSAAAAMVVATFFGLFVMGALSRFVGGIIVVLAAFFLLQTGGKTSSAMLPATILVAWAFERFRFLRVPIAVGGVALFNLLAVGSAVIEPFGALLTELGIDATFTNRADIWRFAFGAIADNPILGHGFKAFWQTEELVYSGGSIETWAVAAANGHNSYLDIALTTGIPGLLLTLAWVLFLPLRDISRIGPEQERSPLTRLYIRIWLYVLFNAGLESLFYEGGNMLWFTFMLALYGFRFQASARIIHSSGRGKT, via the coding sequence ATGCCGACGGCACAAGCGACGGCCGCCGTCAGCCTGCCGGAACACGGGGTTCAGACGGCGGTCAGGACAGTGCTGTTCATGGCGCTGTTCCTCTTCTTCTGGATTTCGCTCAACCCCTTTGTGGATTTGACGGGCGAGGCCGTTCTCGATCCGTCGGCGGGCGACTCCAACCGGCTCAACCAGATCGTCTCCCTCGGACTGTCCGGAAGCATCCTGCTTTTCGGCCTGTTCCATCCGTTGCGCAAGGCGATCCTTCAGCCGCGCCTGCTGCTCATTCCGCTCTTCGCGTGGTTCCTGTTCGTTTCCATCCTGTCGAACCATCCGATGCTGGGCATCAAGGGCGTGGTGCTGGCGATCATCATGACGATGAATGCCAGCATCTATCTGCTTCTCCCGGTCTCCGAGCGTCATTTCGCCAAGATGCTCGCCTTCGGGACACTGGCTGCGCTGGTTCTTTCCTATTACGGCGTTCTCTTCAAACCATCTGTCGCCATCCACCAGGCGGCGGAACTGCGGGAACCGATGAATGCCGGGCTGTGGCGCGGACATTTCCCGCACAAGAACAGTGCCGCCGCGGCCATGGTCGTCGCCACCTTCTTCGGCCTTTTCGTCATGGGCGCGTTGTCGCGCTTCGTCGGCGGGATCATTGTGGTACTGGCGGCGTTCTTCCTTCTCCAAACCGGCGGCAAGACATCCAGCGCCATGCTGCCCGCCACCATCCTGGTGGCATGGGCGTTCGAGCGCTTCCGGTTTCTCAGGGTGCCGATCGCCGTAGGCGGTGTTGCCCTTTTCAATCTGCTCGCGGTCGGCTCTGCGGTCATCGAACCCTTCGGCGCCCTGCTCACCGAGCTCGGTATTGACGCAACCTTCACCAACCGCGCCGATATTTGGCGGTTCGCGTTCGGCGCGATTGCGGACAATCCGATTCTCGGGCATGGATTCAAGGCATTCTGGCAGACGGAAGAGCTCGTCTATAGTGGCGGCTCGATCGAGACGTGGGCTGTCGCCGCCGCCAACGGACACAACTCCTATCTCGATATCGCGCTCACCACGGGTATTCCGGGCCTGCTGCTGACGTTGGCCTGGGTGCTGTTCCTCCCTCTTCGCGACATCTCGCGAATCGGGCCGGAACAGGAGCGTTCTCCGCTGACGCGGCTCTACATACGCATCTGGCTCTACGTGCTGTTCAATGCGGGTCTCGAAAGCCTATTCTATGAAGGCGGCAACATGCTCTGGTTCACCTTCATGCTGGCGCTGTACGGGTTCCGATTCCAGGCCTCGGCCCGGATCATCCATTCTTCGGGGAGGGGGAAGACCTAG
- a CDS encoding polysaccharide deacetylase family protein yields the protein MGGLGRETTELIDRAVNRLVWKMGSREREVATETPLVTFTFDDVPETALTNGAAILERHGARGTFYISGGIASSVEPGRTLISSEGCRALSQRGHEVGCHTFAHRKLRLIGGDLVADLTRNTEYLRGAGVEEPIRNFSFPFNAAWPPARKMLGSRFATCRGAGEEINRGRADHLMLKSVEIRQPETHARSLTRWIDDVAAQPGWLIFFTHDITETPTPFGCTPETFDHLVAHAKAKGCRVVTVREAVELLGWEG from the coding sequence ATGGGCGGGCTTGGACGTGAAACCACTGAACTGATCGACCGTGCCGTCAACCGGCTGGTCTGGAAAATGGGAAGCCGGGAGCGGGAGGTTGCCACCGAAACGCCGCTCGTCACCTTCACATTCGACGACGTGCCGGAGACGGCGCTGACGAACGGCGCGGCGATCCTGGAGCGGCACGGCGCGCGCGGCACGTTCTACATCTCCGGCGGCATCGCCTCGAGCGTGGAGCCGGGCCGCACGCTGATCTCCAGCGAGGGGTGCCGCGCGCTTTCGCAGCGCGGCCACGAAGTCGGCTGCCACACCTTCGCGCACCGCAAGCTCCGTCTCATCGGCGGAGACCTCGTGGCGGATCTTACACGCAACACCGAATATCTGCGTGGGGCCGGCGTGGAGGAGCCGATCCGCAACTTCTCCTTTCCGTTCAACGCAGCCTGGCCGCCGGCGCGCAAGATGCTCGGCTCCCGCTTCGCGACATGCAGGGGGGCCGGCGAGGAGATCAATCGCGGCAGGGCCGATCACCTGATGCTCAAGAGCGTGGAGATCCGCCAGCCCGAAACCCATGCGCGCTCATTGACCCGCTGGATCGACGACGTGGCGGCTCAACCCGGATGGCTGATCTTCTTCACCCACGATATCACCGAAACGCCGACGCCGTTCGGCTGCACGCCGGAGACATTCGATCACCTCGTTGCTCACGCCAAGGCCAAGGGCTGCCGGGTCGTCACGGTGCGCGAAGCGGTCGAGCTGCTCGGCTGGGAAGGATGA
- a CDS encoding glycosyltransferase family 4 protein, protein MTPPAPADKPRLLAINNYFYRRGGAEAVFFDHMALFSEIGWDVVPFAMQHAENEPSEWSRYFVSEIEYGNQPGVLTKAMDAAKVIYSFEAQRKLSDLLAAAPPTIAHAHNVYHHLSPAIFSTLKAAGVPVVMTAHDLKLACPAYKMLRHGIVCERCKGGRIHNVVLNRCVKNSAAVSGVVFAETLIHRLLGLYRDKVDRFVVPSRFYREKLIEWGWPAEKLVYIPNFVDVSNLRTGWAEQDYFVYAGRLAPEKGIATLIRAAALAKQKLVIAGTGPEEAPLRELARTSGADVTFAGYVSGEKLFRLIGEARALVLPSEWYENAPISILEAYALGKPVVGSDIGGIPEMIKEGETGYTAKAGSPEDLARVIGVVASLPPSRRAEMGLRGRGWISTEFSAASHRQRMLDLYAGLVSPETAEARPYGT, encoded by the coding sequence ATGACGCCGCCCGCACCGGCCGACAAGCCGAGGCTTCTCGCCATCAACAACTATTTCTACCGCCGGGGTGGGGCCGAGGCGGTCTTCTTCGACCATATGGCGCTGTTCTCGGAAATCGGCTGGGATGTCGTGCCCTTCGCCATGCAGCATGCCGAGAACGAGCCCTCGGAGTGGTCGCGATATTTCGTTTCCGAGATCGAGTACGGCAACCAGCCGGGCGTGCTCACCAAGGCGATGGATGCCGCCAAGGTCATCTATTCGTTCGAGGCGCAGCGCAAGCTTTCGGACCTGCTTGCCGCCGCACCGCCGACAATCGCGCATGCGCACAATGTCTATCACCACCTGTCGCCGGCCATCTTCTCGACGCTGAAGGCGGCAGGGGTCCCGGTCGTGATGACCGCGCACGACCTGAAGCTCGCCTGTCCCGCCTACAAGATGCTGCGTCACGGCATCGTCTGCGAACGGTGCAAGGGCGGGCGCATCCACAATGTCGTCCTGAACCGCTGTGTGAAGAATTCGGCCGCCGTGAGCGGCGTGGTATTTGCCGAGACGCTTATCCACCGGCTGCTCGGGCTCTACCGCGACAAGGTGGACCGCTTCGTCGTGCCCAGCCGCTTCTATCGCGAGAAGCTCATCGAATGGGGCTGGCCGGCGGAGAAACTGGTCTACATTCCCAATTTCGTCGATGTTTCCAATCTCAGGACGGGATGGGCGGAGCAGGATTACTTCGTCTATGCCGGAAGACTGGCGCCGGAGAAGGGCATCGCGACGCTCATCCGCGCCGCCGCCCTTGCCAAACAGAAGCTCGTCATCGCGGGAACGGGACCAGAGGAGGCCCCCTTGCGCGAACTGGCCCGCACGAGCGGTGCCGACGTCACCTTCGCCGGCTATGTGTCGGGCGAGAAGCTGTTTCGCCTGATAGGCGAGGCAAGGGCGCTCGTCCTTCCTTCCGAGTGGTACGAGAACGCACCGATCAGCATCCTCGAAGCCTATGCGCTCGGAAAGCCCGTCGTCGGCTCCGACATCGGCGGCATACCCGAAATGATCAAGGAAGGGGAAACGGGCTATACCGCAAAGGCAGGCTCGCCGGAGGACCTCGCGCGCGTCATCGGGGTGGTGGCTTCCCTTCCGCCTTCCCGACGCGCTGAAATGGGGCTGCGCGGCAGGGGGTGGATATCGACCGAGTTTTCGGCTGCGAGCCATAGGCAACGCATGCTCGACCTTTATGCGGGGCTCGTTTCTCCGGAGACAGCCGAAGCCAGGCCGTACGGGACATAA
- a CDS encoding glycosyltransferase family 4 protein, whose amino-acid sequence MAYATSRAGRVTMLGLRGIPNIQGGVERHVEILSRELTRLGWHITVIGRRQYMREKSKATWNGIALVPLWSPRRMALEAAVHTFVGVLYAAVHRPDVLHIHAIGPSLMVPLARLLGLKVVVTHHGFDYDRQKWGPLAKRLLKLGEALGMKFANGRIAVAGGVARAMEERYGVPVNFVPNGVEIHTAESTGNALDRFGLSGQSYVLTVARLVPEKRQTDLIDAFARLNTGDRKLVVVGGSEFETPYSRQVKEMAGKVPGVIMTGFQTGSDLAALFSNAALFVLPSSHEGMPIALLEALGNGLPVLASDIPANLEVGLAAEDYFPLGDVEALAAAIRRKLAEPSSPEEKRRKAEQIESQYGWPSIAERTAVVYRAVLT is encoded by the coding sequence ATGGCATACGCAACTTCGCGGGCCGGGCGCGTCACCATGCTCGGCCTTCGCGGCATACCGAATATCCAGGGTGGCGTTGAACGGCATGTGGAGATCCTGAGCCGCGAACTCACGCGGCTGGGCTGGCACATCACGGTCATCGGCCGCCGCCAATATATGCGGGAGAAATCCAAGGCCACCTGGAACGGCATCGCACTGGTGCCGCTCTGGTCACCACGGCGGATGGCGCTCGAGGCTGCCGTCCACACGTTTGTCGGCGTGCTCTATGCGGCGGTCCACCGGCCGGACGTCCTGCACATCCATGCGATCGGGCCGTCGCTCATGGTGCCCCTGGCCCGGCTCCTGGGGCTGAAGGTTGTGGTGACCCATCACGGCTTCGATTACGACAGGCAGAAATGGGGCCCGCTCGCCAAGAGGCTCCTGAAGCTCGGCGAAGCCCTGGGCATGAAGTTCGCCAATGGACGGATCGCGGTCGCCGGCGGTGTCGCCCGGGCGATGGAAGAGCGTTATGGCGTTCCGGTGAACTTCGTTCCGAACGGCGTGGAGATCCACACCGCCGAGAGCACCGGGAATGCGCTCGACCGCTTCGGGCTCTCGGGGCAGAGTTATGTCCTGACGGTCGCGCGGCTGGTTCCGGAGAAGCGCCAGACGGACCTGATCGATGCCTTCGCCAGGCTGAACACCGGCGACCGCAAGCTCGTGGTCGTGGGCGGAAGCGAGTTCGAAACCCCCTATTCGAGGCAGGTCAAGGAGATGGCCGGCAAAGTGCCCGGCGTGATCATGACCGGATTCCAGACGGGGAGCGATCTTGCGGCGCTCTTCTCGAATGCGGCGCTTTTCGTTCTCCCCTCCAGCCATGAGGGAATGCCGATCGCACTTCTGGAGGCGCTCGGCAACGGGTTGCCGGTTCTTGCCAGCGACATTCCGGCCAATCTGGAGGTGGGGCTTGCCGCCGAGGACTATTTTCCGCTTGGCGATGTGGAGGCGCTGGCGGCGGCGATCCGGCGCAAGCTCGCCGAGCCCTCTTCGCCGGAGGAGAAGCGGCGGAAAGCGGAGCAGATCGAAAGCCAGTATGGCTGGCCCTCGATAGCGGAGCGCACGGCGGTGGTCTATCGCGCCGTGCTGACCTGA
- a CDS encoding glycosyltransferase, producing MAVSIIIKTLNEEKRIASTIEHALAGLPGGEGEVIVADSGSTDRTAEIVAGYPATMVQIVEPAKPSCGIGGQLGFQYAQYDLICLLDGDMDLDPSFLAEAAAYLQAHPDVAGVTGHVEEMNLSNLEFTRRVTRNAPENRVGEVDRMNGGGVYRRSAIESVGYLTDRNLHGYEEFDLGIRLRSAGWRLVRLDRRYVRHYGHVENSYRLLVRRWKSKYLFGIGEVLRAAMGRPHLVRLLKELPEIRLWIVVLGWIVLSLALLVFLADKLLALAIVLALFALIAATMSLRKGGIAMGLYTVVAWLFHASALPVGFLRPRVDPKAWIESRKLGER from the coding sequence ATGGCCGTAAGCATCATCATCAAGACGCTGAACGAGGAGAAGCGGATCGCTTCGACCATAGAGCATGCGCTTGCGGGCCTGCCCGGCGGTGAAGGCGAGGTGATCGTGGCCGACAGCGGCTCGACCGATCGCACGGCCGAGATCGTCGCCGGCTATCCGGCGACGATGGTCCAGATCGTGGAGCCGGCGAAACCAAGCTGCGGCATCGGCGGGCAGCTCGGCTTCCAGTACGCACAATACGACCTGATCTGCCTGCTCGACGGCGACATGGACCTCGATCCGTCCTTTCTCGCCGAGGCGGCTGCCTATCTTCAGGCACATCCGGACGTGGCCGGCGTCACCGGGCATGTGGAGGAGATGAACCTCTCCAATCTGGAATTCACCCGGCGCGTCACCCGCAATGCCCCGGAAAACCGCGTGGGGGAGGTCGATCGCATGAACGGCGGCGGCGTCTATCGCCGCTCGGCCATCGAGAGCGTGGGCTACCTCACCGACCGCAATCTGCACGGCTATGAGGAGTTCGACCTGGGCATCCGCCTGCGCAGCGCCGGCTGGCGCCTCGTTCGCCTGGACCGGCGCTATGTGCGCCATTACGGCCATGTCGAAAACTCCTACCGCCTGCTCGTGAGACGGTGGAAGAGCAAATATCTCTTCGGCATCGGCGAGGTCCTGCGGGCGGCCATGGGCAGGCCGCATCTCGTCCGGCTCCTGAAGGAGCTTCCGGAGATCAGGCTCTGGATAGTCGTGCTCGGATGGATTGTGCTCTCGCTGGCACTTCTCGTGTTTCTCGCAGACAAGCTCCTGGCACTGGCGATTGTCCTGGCGCTCTTCGCCTTGATTGCCGCCACCATGTCGCTGCGCAAGGGTGGCATCGCAATGGGGCTCTACACCGTCGTCGCATGGCTGTTCCACGCGAGCGCACTCCCCGTGGGCTTCCTGCGCCCACGCGTCGATCCGAAGGCCTGGATCGAAAGCCGAAAGCTGGGAGAACGCTGA
- a CDS encoding TIGR02588 family protein, with amino-acid sequence MGRDVAEKERKAGETDAGGKGKEPRQVAQKPRTLEWIVGGVSAAVTLAMIGFLLLQALSGRQEIPRIEVTVERIRAIGGSHHVEFRAVNRGGATAAAVLVKGRLMDGQDVVEEREVTFDYMPAHSEQQGALFFQNDPGSYRLSLQPEGYKKP; translated from the coding sequence ATGGGCCGAGACGTCGCTGAAAAAGAACGGAAAGCGGGCGAGACCGACGCGGGTGGAAAGGGCAAAGAGCCGCGGCAAGTCGCCCAAAAGCCGAGAACGCTCGAATGGATCGTAGGCGGCGTCTCGGCCGCGGTCACCCTTGCAATGATCGGCTTCCTCCTCCTTCAGGCGTTAAGCGGCCGACAGGAAATCCCGCGGATCGAGGTAACGGTGGAGCGGATTCGTGCCATCGGCGGCAGCCACCACGTGGAGTTCCGGGCGGTCAACCGGGGCGGTGCGACCGCGGCGGCTGTCCTTGTCAAGGGCCGCTTGATGGACGGCCAGGACGTGGTGGAGGAAAGGGAAGTCACCTTCGACTACATGCCCGCGCATTCCGAACAACAGGGTGCCCTGTTCTTCCAGAACGACCCCGGATCCTACCGCCTGTCGCTGCAGCCCGAAGGGTACAAGAAGCCTTAG
- a CDS encoding TIGR02587 family membrane protein: MIGLARAFGGALIFSLPMLMTMEMWWLGFYLDRFRLSLLLILNIPLLVLLSRHAGFEETVEWREDLRDASIAYGIGILASGVILYLLGIVRYDMPLDEIVGKIAIQSVPASIGALLGRSQLGGRKAESPGGPEGEAYASEMFLMAIGALFLGLNVAPTEEMILISYKMTEWHAVGLVALSVSLMHGFVYALEFKGQSPLLPGVPWWSVFLRFTVVGYAVAVLVSLYVLWTFGRTDGASAMQVLMAVVVLAFPASLGAAAARLIL; this comes from the coding sequence ATGATCGGGCTTGCGCGTGCCTTCGGAGGCGCCCTCATCTTCTCCCTGCCGATGCTGATGACCATGGAGATGTGGTGGCTCGGGTTCTATCTCGACCGTTTCCGGCTGTCCCTCCTTCTGATCCTGAACATCCCCCTGCTGGTGCTGCTGTCCCGTCACGCGGGTTTCGAAGAGACCGTCGAGTGGCGGGAGGATCTGCGGGATGCATCCATTGCTTATGGAATCGGCATCCTCGCCAGCGGAGTCATCCTGTATCTCCTGGGGATCGTCAGATACGACATGCCGTTGGATGAGATCGTCGGCAAGATCGCCATCCAGTCGGTGCCCGCAAGCATCGGCGCCCTCCTGGGCCGGAGCCAACTGGGAGGGAGGAAGGCGGAATCACCCGGAGGGCCGGAAGGAGAAGCCTATGCGAGCGAGATGTTCCTCATGGCCATCGGTGCGCTTTTCCTGGGGCTGAACGTCGCTCCGACGGAGGAGATGATCCTGATCTCCTACAAGATGACGGAGTGGCATGCCGTGGGCCTCGTCGCGCTTTCGGTTTCCCTGATGCACGGTTTCGTCTACGCGCTCGAATTCAAGGGCCAGAGTCCGCTGTTGCCCGGCGTGCCGTGGTGGAGCGTGTTCCTCCGCTTCACGGTGGTCGGATACGCCGTCGCCGTCCTGGTGAGCCTTTACGTGCTGTGGACGTTCGGCCGCACCGATGGAGCGTCCGCGATGCAGGTGTTGATGGCGGTTGTGGTCCTGGCCTTTCCCGCCTCGCTGGGGGCGGCCGCCGCCCGGCTGATCCTTTAG
- a CDS encoding efflux RND transporter periplasmic adaptor subunit, producing MRTSTWIAIGLFAAVAAWLASGFVIGGGEEKEDEGAASAEPKPTLVEVRRSVAEPVPQYIYAQGVAQPFRAVDVISPTSGTLDEVLVQEGDEVETGQVLARVRLEARASQLRSAEARVERLQADLDALSELEGQGFATEARVRELRSQLEEARAALQSVRADIRDTSIEAPIPGIVSDVYVNGSETLTAGGAVARIVDNAPLLATLHISQRDVGRVDVGRVAVVSFATGDLAKGRVCFVAPAADPETRTFRVVIRVPNDERKIPSVVSNEVRFQTGEAQAHFISPSILALNEDGALGVKSVDENGTVRFHDVEVVRTGMDGIWIAGLPDQLRLITVGQGFVREGEDVRVTQAEGEGGTSQRAVQDVRLPTATVEAEHFNGAEDIPEPPPAEELCEGTASNTILTGSVPSTPAGSIGASDDSMRSTTGVSPGQGATGAEQPSGTGAIQQDTTPSSDITSPRISAPPTAQSPLQPSGAAQGQGGAAGGGATTGGAGGGGTGSSPAGGAQGNSP from the coding sequence TTGAGGACCTCGACCTGGATTGCGATCGGCCTCTTCGCCGCGGTTGCCGCATGGCTTGCAAGCGGTTTCGTCATCGGCGGCGGGGAGGAGAAGGAGGATGAGGGCGCCGCATCCGCCGAGCCGAAGCCGACCCTGGTGGAGGTGCGCCGCTCCGTTGCCGAGCCGGTTCCGCAATATATCTATGCCCAGGGCGTGGCACAGCCGTTCCGCGCCGTGGATGTCATCTCCCCCACCAGCGGCACCTTGGACGAGGTGCTGGTCCAGGAGGGTGACGAGGTCGAGACGGGACAGGTCCTTGCGCGCGTGCGCCTCGAGGCGCGCGCGAGCCAGCTTCGAAGTGCCGAGGCGCGGGTCGAGAGGCTCCAGGCAGACCTCGACGCATTGAGCGAACTGGAGGGCCAGGGCTTTGCGACGGAAGCCCGCGTGCGGGAATTGCGCTCGCAACTCGAGGAGGCCAGGGCGGCGCTTCAGAGCGTGCGGGCCGATATACGCGACACGTCCATCGAGGCTCCTATTCCGGGCATCGTCAGCGACGTCTACGTCAATGGCAGCGAGACTCTGACGGCAGGCGGGGCCGTCGCTCGCATCGTCGACAATGCGCCCTTGCTGGCCACGCTCCATATCTCGCAGCGGGATGTCGGTCGGGTCGATGTGGGCCGCGTTGCGGTGGTGAGCTTCGCTACGGGCGATCTCGCCAAGGGCCGTGTATGCTTCGTCGCACCGGCCGCCGATCCCGAGACCCGCACGTTCCGTGTCGTGATCCGTGTCCCCAATGACGAACGGAAGATCCCCTCGGTCGTGAGCAACGAGGTTCGTTTCCAGACCGGGGAGGCGCAGGCGCATTTCATCTCCCCCTCCATACTCGCTCTCAACGAGGATGGCGCATTGGGCGTGAAATCCGTGGACGAGAACGGCACGGTCCGTTTCCATGACGTGGAAGTGGTGCGGACAGGTATGGACGGCATCTGGATTGCCGGCCTGCCTGACCAGTTGCGACTGATCACCGTCGGGCAGGGCTTCGTGCGGGAGGGCGAAGACGTGCGCGTGACGCAGGCGGAGGGTGAAGGAGGAACGTCCCAACGCGCCGTTCAGGATGTGCGGCTGCCCACGGCGACCGTAGAGGCGGAACATTTCAATGGCGCGGAGGATATCCCGGAGCCTCCCCCTGCCGAAGAGCTGTGCGAGGGGACCGCCTCAAATACGATCTTGACCGGTTCGGTGCCGTCCACTCCCGCAGGATCCATCGGCGCCTCAGATGATTCCATGCGGTCCACGACCGGCGTTTCTCCCGGGCAGGGTGCGACCGGTGCGGAACAGCCTTCGGGCACCGGCGCGATCCAGCAGGACACCACACCTTCGAGCGACATCACCTCTCCGCGAATTTCCGCGCCGCCGACGGCGCAATCTCCGCTTCAACCGTCAGGCGCGGCACAGGGCCAGGGCGGCGCCGCTGGTGGTGGCGCGACCACTGGCGGAGCGGGTGGAGGCGGCACCGGCTCTTCGCCCGCCGGCGGTGCCCAGGGCAACTCTCCATGA